A genomic window from Periophthalmus magnuspinnatus isolate fPerMag1 chromosome 16, fPerMag1.2.pri, whole genome shotgun sequence includes:
- the rpl18 gene encoding LOW QUALITY PROTEIN: 60S ribosomal protein L18 (The sequence of the model RefSeq protein was modified relative to this genomic sequence to represent the inferred CDS: deleted 2 bases in 1 codon), whose amino-acid sequence MGVDIRHNKDRKVHRKEPKSQDIYLRLLVKLYRFLARRSNAPFNKVVLKRPLHGRTNRPPISVSRLIRKMKLDGRENRIAVVVGTVTDDVRIQDIPKLKICALRVTDGARRRILKAGGQIMTFDQLALASPKGQGTVLLSGPRKGREVYRHFGKAPGTPHSHTKPYVRSKGRKFERARGRRASRGYKN is encoded by the exons ATG GGAGTCgacatcagacacaacaagGACCGTAAGGTGCACAGGAAGGAGCCTAAGAGCCAGGATATTTATCTGCGGCTCCTGGTTAAG ttgtaCAGGTTCCTGGCCCGTCGCTCAAATGCTCCCTTCAACAAGGTTGTCCTGAAGAGGCCTCTTCAT GGCAGGACAAACAGGCCACCCATCTCCGTCTCCCGCCTG atTCGTAAGATGAAGCTGGATGGACGTGAAAACAgaattgctgttgttgtgggaACAGTAACTGATGATGTCAGGATTCAGGACATCCCCAAACTTAAG ATCTGCGCTTTAAGAGTAACTGACGGAGCTCGTCGCAGGATCCTGAAGGCCGGTGGTCAGATCATGACATTCGACCAGCTCGCTCTGGCTTCTCCCAAGGGACAGGGCactgtgctgctgtcag GACCCCGCAAAGGCAGAGAGGTGTACAGGCACTTTGGCAAAGCCCCTGGAACCCCTCACAGCCACACAAA GCCCTATGTGCGCTCCAAGGGCAGGAAGTTCGAGAGGGCTCGTGGTCGCAGAGCCAGTCGTGGCTACAAGAACTAG
- the sphk2 gene encoding LOW QUALITY PROTEIN: sphingosine kinase 2 (The sequence of the model RefSeq protein was modified relative to this genomic sequence to represent the inferred CDS: inserted 2 bases in 2 codons): MRMRSPDPSSLSPSEALLHGQFASWGSGSNSNNNSCPNSPGGPGGISPAASPTPPLASNYALTLTYTHIHIQRLSPRPGKEARLLLPLSELIGCSCPRAPAPPLLVLYWYPPGKKRKGVSRRRQVRAYLSESRGEAERWSAAVQCLLRGVPVTADTEFTRSLLPRPRRLLLLVNPFSGRGQAMQWCQTHILPMIREASISYNLIQTERQNHARELIREISLPEWDGIIIVSGDGLLHEVINGLMERPDWEQAIKTPVGILPCGSGNALAGSVNHHAGYDMCLREPLLLNCCFLLCRGGVQPMDLVSVTTSPAPNSHSSPPRRLFSFLSVAWGFVSDVDIESERYRGLGSARFTLGTLVRIASLRSYKGRLSYLPPSITTTSPDATPPPPRRPLSRSITEGLEGFCKTPIHRTGSDMGISEQRSLRRGEGEREKEERQRERQRRRQRARGGGTGVVRASSLAEDRERELEMEAEEELCSERSGTSSESNEXEDCNIGKNERLVGXKDEREEEGTVEQDSSEMDDDDRSKDGDEDEGEGVLPTKELRESFGVDLGREADDETKTEYTYEDSPQESRQAIRKNSAPSSQIVNALLSQPLRPEPNPAPYTVEDMDLNGTYYQRDAYPLDARERSMTISSPFRHSPSSYKPKALDQNQNASRPRPLSLLQHSQSNSLPPKLSSLSLSLSPTPPSSPSCASPHASAYLAPRINTPNSTSPSPLRTPSSSFNFDIAEPAGPLKNRPLPSNLPKDDLLPPLDQPLPTRDWVTIEGDFVLVLALYQSHLGADLHAAPQARFDDGLIHLTFVRAGISRATLLRLFFAMERGTHHSVSSPYVSHVTCRAFRLQPLSSRGTLTVDGELVPYGPLQAQVHPSLSRLIVGDSGVRITRF; encoded by the exons ATGAGGATGCGCTCACCAGACCCGTCTTCACTGTCCCCGTCGGAGGCGCTGCTTCATGGGCAGTTTGCCAGCTGGGGATCTGGgagcaacagcaacaacaacagctgtccCAACAGTCCTGGGGGTCCGGGCGGGATCTCCCCCGCTGCCTCCCCCACCCCACCTTTGGCCTCTAACTACGCCTTGACCCTGACTTACACCCACATACACATCCAGAGACTGTCCCCTCGGCCCGGGAAGGAGGCCCGGCTGCTGCTGCCTTTGTCTGAGCTGATAGGGTGCAGCTGTCCCCGTGCCCCTGCGCCCCCCCTGCTGGTGCTGTACTGGTATCCACCTGGCAAAAAACGCAAAGGGGTGTCTCGGCGGAGGCAGGTGCGGGCGTACCTGTCTGAGAGCCGCGGTGAAGCTGAGAGGTGGTCCGCTGCAGTGCAGTGTCTGCTCCGAGGGGTCCCCGTAACTGCGGATACAG aGTTCACCAGAAGTCTGCTACCTCGTCCCAGGCGGCTACTGTTATTGGTCAATCCTTTCAGTGGGAGAGGCCAAGCAATGCAGTGGTGTCAGACCCACATCCTGCCAATGATCAGAGAAGCCAGTATCAGCTACAATCTTATCCAAACAG AGCGCCAGAACCACGCCAGAGAACTCATACGAGAGATTTCTCTGCCAGAATGGGATGGAATCATCATTGTGTCTGGAGATGGGCTGCTACATGAG GTAATTAATGGTTTGATGGAGCGTCCTGACTGGGAACAAGCAATAAAAACCCCTGTGGGCATTCTGCCCTGTGGCTCTGGAAATGCACTGGCCGGCTCTGTCAACCACCACGCAGG ATATGACATGTGCCTCCGGGAACCCCTCCTCTTAAACTGCTGCTTTCTTCTTTGTCGTGGAGGAGTCCAACCAATGGACCTGGTGTCTGTGACCACCAGCCCCGCCCCCAACAGCCACTCCAGCCCCCCCCGAAGACTGTTCTCCTTTCTGTCTGTCGCCTGGGGCTTTGTATCAGATGTTGATATTGAGAGTGAGAG aTACAGAGGCTTAGGTTCCGCTCGTTTCACTTTGGGCACTCTTGTGCGCATTGCTTCTCTTAGATCTTACAAAGGGCGACTCTCCTATTTACCACCATCTATCACCACCACATCTCCAGATGCCACGCCTCCTCCTCCACGGCGTCCCCTGTCCCGCAGTATCACCGAGGGACTGGAGGGTTTCTGCAAAACCCCAATTCACCGCACAGGCTCGGATATGGGCATCAGTGAGCAGAGGAGCCTTCGACggggtgaaggagagagggagaaggaggagaggcagcgggagagacaaaggaggaggcagagggccagaggaggagggacgggaGTGGTGCGGGCCAGTAGTttggcagaggacagagagagagagctggagatGGAGGCTGAGGAGGAGTTGTGTTCTGAGAGATCTGGGACCAGTTCAGAATCTAATG GGGAAGATTGTAACATCGGAAAGAATGAACGGTTGGTTG ATAAAGAtgaaagggaagaggagggcaCAGTAGAGCAGGACTCTAGTGAAATGGATGACGATGATCGGAGCAAGGACGGTGATGAGGATGAAGGTGAGGGGGTGTTACCTACAAAAGAGCTGAGGGAAAGCTTTGGAGTAGACTTAGGACGAGAGGCAGATGACGAGACTAAAACTGAATATACTTATGAAGATAGTCCCCAGGAGAGCAGACAGGCCATTAGAAAGAACTCAGCCCCTTCCAGTCAGATTGTTAATGCGCTGTTAAGCCAACCTCTGAGGCCAGAGCCCAATCCTGCTCCTTACACTGTGGAGGACATGGATCTAAACGGGACATACTACCAGCGTGATGCATACCCACTGGATGCTCGGGAGCGCTCAATGAccatctcctctccttttcgGCACTCTCCCTCTTCCTACAAACCCAAAGCACTTGACCAGAACCAGAACGCTTCTCGCCCACgacctctgtctctcctccagcACTCACAGTCCAACTCTCTCCCTCCAAaactctcctctttgtctctgtccctctcccccaCTCCCCCATCGTCTCCCTCCTGTGCCTCCCCTCACGCCTCTGCATACCTGGCCCCGCGCATTAACACCCCAAACTCTACCTCACCTTCGCCCTTGCGCACACCGTCCTCTTCGTTTAACTTTGACATTGCCGAGCCAGCAGGACCACTTAAAAACCGTCCACTACCTTCAAATCTCCCTAAAGACGACTTGTTACCCCCTTTGGATCAGCCTCTTCCTACCAGAGACTGGGTTACCATTGAAGgcgattttgtcctggttttggccCTATATCAGTCCCATCTTGGGGCGGATCTGCATGCTGCACCACAAGCCAGGTTTGACGATGGATTAATTCATCTAACATTTGTGCGGGCGGGCATCTCTAGAGCCACTCTGCTGAGGCTGTTCTTTGCGATGGAGAGAGGGACCCATCACTCCGTCAGTTCTCCGTATGTGAGTCATGTGACTTGCAGAGCCTTCCGTCTGCAGCCCCTGTCCTCACGTGGGACCCTGACGGTGGATGGAGAGCTTGTTCCCTATGGGCCTCTTCAAGCACAG GTTCATCCTTCCTTGTCTCGTCTTATTGTCGGCGACTCTGGAGTGAGGATCACGCGATTCTAG